A region from the Actinoplanes sp. OR16 genome encodes:
- a CDS encoding cytochrome P450: MDHETALASLFSSEGRLDPYPAYDALREHSPIFQALDGRWFVTTHELTNRLLREPSLRVADAADYDIGWPDWRENRAVASIVMSMLQYNPPEHTRIRRAAASTFTARRVAGMRDVITELAEDLIKEMPERADFVSAFAYPLPIAVICALLGVPDSDRQWFRQRAADLTVVLEPISTEEEMRTADTAGRELEDYFIGLIAERRRSPREDLTSALAADGSLTGQELLANLVLLLVAGFETTTNLLGTGLALLLERPDSSDRLRREPGLAPAFVEEILRYDSPVQLTTRFTGTTLDLGTGVELPAGTPLTMLLGAANRDPARYPDPHRLDPDRPSIQPVSFGGGAHYCLGAPLARLEAQVAFPLLLTMLPALAAAGTPARRDRLVLRGYASLPITTT, from the coding sequence ATGGACCACGAAACCGCGCTCGCGTCGTTGTTCTCCTCCGAGGGCCGCCTGGACCCGTACCCGGCCTACGACGCCCTCCGCGAGCACTCGCCGATCTTCCAGGCGCTGGACGGCCGCTGGTTCGTCACGACCCACGAGCTCACGAACCGCCTCCTGCGCGAGCCGAGCCTGCGCGTGGCCGACGCCGCCGACTACGACATCGGCTGGCCGGACTGGCGGGAGAACCGCGCGGTCGCCTCGATCGTGATGTCGATGCTGCAGTACAACCCGCCCGAGCACACCCGGATCCGGCGCGCGGCGGCGTCGACGTTCACCGCGCGGCGGGTGGCCGGCATGCGTGATGTGATCACCGAGCTGGCCGAGGATCTGATCAAGGAGATGCCGGAGCGGGCCGATTTCGTCAGCGCGTTCGCCTATCCGCTGCCCATCGCGGTGATCTGTGCCCTGCTCGGCGTGCCCGATTCCGATCGCCAATGGTTTCGGCAGCGGGCCGCGGACCTGACCGTCGTCCTCGAGCCGATCAGTACGGAGGAGGAGATGCGCACGGCGGACACGGCCGGCCGTGAGCTGGAGGATTACTTCATCGGCTTGATCGCCGAGCGCCGCCGCAGCCCGCGGGAGGACCTGACGAGCGCGCTGGCCGCCGACGGATCATTGACCGGTCAGGAGTTGCTCGCCAACCTGGTGCTGCTGCTCGTGGCCGGTTTCGAGACCACCACGAACCTGCTCGGCACCGGTCTCGCACTCCTGCTGGAGCGCCCCGATTCCAGTGATCGGTTGCGCCGGGAGCCGGGTCTTGCGCCCGCGTTCGTCGAGGAGATCCTCCGGTACGACTCACCGGTTCAGCTCACGACGCGTTTCACCGGGACGACGCTGGACCTCGGCACGGGCGTCGAACTCCCGGCCGGCACCCCGCTGACCATGCTGCTCGGCGCGGCGAACCGCGACCCGGCCCGTTACCCCGACCCGCATCGCCTGGACCCGGACCGCCCCTCCATCCAGCCGGTCTCCTTCGGCGGCGGCGCCCACTACTGCCTCGGCGCGCCACTGGCCCGGCTGGAGGCGCAGGTGGCGTTCCCCCTGCTCCTGACGATGCTCCCAGCCCTCGCTGCGGCCGGCACTCCGGCCCGCCGCGACCGCCTCGTCCTCCGCGGCTACGCCTCCCTCCCGATCACCACCACCTGA
- a CDS encoding bifunctional proline dehydrogenase/L-glutamate gamma-semialdehyde dehydrogenase: MSEIAEETIAVVRRWLREAADVRVGGSAKQLAGVLRDPKGLAFTVGFVDGVIRPEDLRVSARSLRDLSADIPAFLPMHLRAAVKAGGFFAPIMPGVVVPIARRALRHMVGHLIVDATDAKLGKAIEKIKKRDVRLNVNLLGEAVLGRGEASQRLKSTERLLARPDVDYVSIKVSSTVAPHNPWAFEESVADIVDELTPLFTLAAETGKFVNLDMEEYKDLDLTIAVFTKLLNRPELLKLEAGIVLQAYLPDALDAMMRLQAWSAARRERGGAGIKVRLVKGANLPMERVEAELHGWPVATCDSKQATDTNYKRVLDYALQPDRIKNVRLGVAGHNLFDVAYAWILAGKRDVRSGIEFEMLLGMAEGQAEAVRREVGGLLLYTPVVRPEQFDVAIAYLIRRLEEGASSDNFMSAVFELHSDSALFAREEQRFLASLADLDDTVPTPNRVADRYAAVPKSEPGLFVNTADTDPAVAVNRSRFRAILEKSADSQLGFDLPRIADREHLDAAVEKAAAASWGGADRRAVLHKIGEALEAHRDTFLEVMAAEAGKTADQADPEISEAVDFAHYYAELSATLTETDGAVPVPARLTLVTPPWNFPVAIPAGSVLAALAAGSSVVLKPAGPAERCGTVLAGVVRDALGVAGADPDLVTLLQVEENELGRELIAHPLVDRVILTGAYETAELFRSFRSDLPLLAETSGKNAIIVTPSADLDLAVKDVVSSAFGHAGQKCSAASLVILVGSVAHSERFRTQLLDAVSSVEVGYPSNPRSQVGPLVEPAAGKLLDGLTSLGQGEKWLLEPRQLDDSGKLWSPGVRDGVRRGSAYHRTEYFGPILGIMTADGLDQAIDIVNEVDFGLTSGLHSLDAGEIRTWLDRVQAGNLYVNRGITGAIVRRQPFGGWKRSAVGPGTKAGGPNYLIGLTGWESRPSTASAPVTDAGVRTLLSSARAFLSPDEISMIDRAARSDAAFPLAPSDVSGLEAERNVLRYLPCPVTVRLAAGGTVADLVRVLAAGTVAGSEMRISAAEPLPASLTARFPQTVIEDDATFAAGLSAGRVRLIGGSGPALLEATGGRPDLAVWAGPVTESGQVELLPFIHEQAVSITAHRFGNPLALAAEVL; this comes from the coding sequence ATGTCTGAGATCGCCGAAGAGACGATCGCTGTGGTACGGCGCTGGCTGCGCGAGGCGGCTGACGTTCGCGTCGGCGGTTCGGCGAAGCAGCTGGCCGGTGTGCTGCGCGACCCGAAGGGCCTGGCGTTCACCGTCGGCTTCGTGGACGGCGTGATCCGCCCCGAGGACCTGCGGGTCAGCGCCCGTTCTTTGCGGGATTTATCCGCTGATATCCCGGCGTTCCTTCCGATGCATCTCCGCGCGGCCGTCAAAGCCGGCGGCTTCTTCGCGCCGATCATGCCCGGCGTGGTCGTCCCGATCGCCCGCCGCGCGCTGCGGCACATGGTGGGACACCTGATCGTCGACGCCACCGACGCCAAGCTCGGCAAGGCGATCGAGAAGATCAAGAAGCGCGACGTACGCCTGAACGTCAACCTCCTCGGCGAAGCGGTCCTCGGCCGTGGCGAGGCGTCTCAGCGGCTGAAGAGCACCGAGCGCCTGCTGGCCCGCCCCGACGTCGACTACGTGTCGATCAAGGTGTCGTCGACGGTCGCCCCGCACAACCCGTGGGCGTTCGAGGAGTCGGTCGCCGACATCGTCGACGAGCTGACCCCGCTCTTCACGCTCGCCGCCGAGACCGGCAAGTTCGTGAACCTCGACATGGAGGAGTACAAGGACCTCGACCTCACGATCGCGGTCTTCACCAAGCTGCTGAACCGTCCCGAGCTGCTCAAGCTGGAGGCCGGCATCGTGCTCCAGGCCTACCTGCCGGACGCGCTCGACGCGATGATGCGCCTGCAGGCGTGGTCGGCTGCTCGCCGCGAGCGCGGCGGCGCCGGGATCAAGGTGCGCCTGGTCAAGGGCGCGAACCTGCCGATGGAACGGGTCGAGGCGGAACTGCACGGCTGGCCGGTCGCGACCTGCGACAGCAAGCAGGCCACCGACACCAACTACAAGCGGGTGCTCGACTACGCCCTGCAGCCCGACCGGATCAAGAACGTCCGTCTGGGGGTTGCCGGTCACAACCTGTTCGACGTGGCGTACGCCTGGATCTTGGCTGGAAAGCGCGACGTGCGCAGCGGGATCGAGTTCGAGATGCTCCTCGGTATGGCCGAGGGTCAGGCCGAGGCGGTGCGGCGCGAGGTCGGTGGGTTGCTTCTCTACACCCCGGTCGTACGGCCGGAGCAGTTCGATGTGGCGATCGCCTACCTGATTCGACGGCTCGAAGAGGGTGCGAGCTCGGACAACTTCATGTCAGCGGTGTTCGAGCTGCACTCGGATTCGGCCCTGTTCGCCCGCGAGGAGCAGCGTTTCCTGGCATCGCTGGCGGATCTGGACGACACCGTGCCCACACCGAACCGGGTCGCCGACCGCTACGCGGCAGTCCCGAAATCTGAGCCGGGCCTGTTCGTCAACACCGCGGACACCGACCCGGCCGTGGCCGTCAACCGCTCCCGGTTCCGCGCGATCTTGGAGAAGTCGGCCGACTCGCAGCTCGGCTTCGACCTGCCGCGCATCGCCGACCGCGAGCACCTGGACGCCGCCGTGGAGAAGGCCGCCGCCGCGAGCTGGGGCGGCGCCGACCGCCGCGCCGTCCTGCACAAGATCGGTGAGGCGCTCGAAGCCCACCGGGACACCTTCCTCGAAGTGATGGCCGCCGAGGCCGGGAAGACCGCCGACCAGGCCGACCCGGAGATCTCCGAGGCCGTCGACTTCGCGCACTACTACGCCGAGCTGTCCGCGACACTGACCGAAACCGACGGCGCCGTCCCGGTCCCGGCCCGGCTCACTCTGGTCACCCCGCCGTGGAACTTCCCGGTCGCGATCCCGGCCGGTTCGGTGCTCGCCGCCCTCGCCGCCGGCTCGTCCGTCGTGCTCAAGCCGGCCGGTCCGGCCGAGCGCTGCGGCACCGTGCTCGCCGGCGTCGTCCGGGACGCCCTCGGCGTGGCCGGTGCCGACCCCGACCTGGTCACCCTGCTCCAGGTCGAGGAGAACGAGCTGGGCCGCGAACTGATCGCCCATCCGCTCGTCGACCGGGTCATCCTGACCGGCGCCTACGAGACCGCCGAACTGTTCCGCTCGTTCCGCTCCGACCTGCCGCTGCTCGCCGAGACGAGCGGCAAGAACGCCATCATCGTGACGCCCAGCGCCGACCTGGACCTGGCCGTCAAGGACGTCGTCTCGTCCGCTTTCGGTCACGCCGGCCAGAAGTGCTCGGCCGCGTCGCTGGTCATCCTGGTCGGTTCGGTCGCGCACTCCGAGCGGTTCCGTACACAGTTGCTCGACGCCGTCTCGTCGGTGGAGGTCGGCTACCCGTCGAATCCGCGCAGCCAGGTCGGCCCGCTGGTCGAACCCGCCGCCGGGAAGCTGCTGGACGGGCTGACCAGTCTCGGTCAGGGCGAGAAGTGGCTTCTGGAACCTCGTCAGCTGGACGACTCGGGCAAGCTGTGGAGCCCTGGCGTGCGCGACGGTGTGCGGCGCGGGTCGGCGTACCACCGCACCGAGTACTTCGGCCCGATCCTCGGCATCATGACCGCGGACGGCCTGGACCAGGCGATCGACATCGTCAACGAGGTCGACTTCGGTCTCACCTCGGGGCTGCACTCGCTCGACGCCGGCGAGATCCGCACGTGGCTTGATCGCGTACAGGCGGGGAATCTCTATGTGAACCGGGGCATCACCGGTGCGATCGTCCGGCGCCAGCCCTTCGGTGGCTGGAAGCGATCAGCGGTCGGACCGGGCACGAAGGCCGGCGGCCCGAACTACCTGATCGGCCTCACCGGCTGGGAGTCGCGCCCGTCGACGGCTTCGGCCCCGGTGACCGACGCTGGAGTGCGGACGCTGCTGTCCTCCGCCCGCGCCTTCCTCTCCCCCGACGAGATCTCCATGATCGACCGCGCCGCCCGCAGTGACGCCGCCTTCCCGCTGGCACCGTCCGACGTGTCCGGCCTCGAAGCCGAGCGCAACGTCCTCCGGTATCTGCCCTGCCCGGTCACGGTCCGCCTCGCCGCCGGCGGTACGGTCGCCGACCTGGTCCGGGTCCTGGCCGCCGGCACCGTCGCCGGCTCCGAGATGCGCATCTCGGCGGCGGAGCCGCTGCCGGCCTCGCTGACGGCCCGTTTCCCGCAGACCGTCATCGAGGACGACGCCACGTTCGCTGCGGGCCTCTCCGCCGGCCGCGTCCGCTTGATCGGCGGCTCCGGCCCCGCTCTCCTGGAGGCCACCGGCGGCCGTCCCGACCTCGCCGTCTGGGCCGGCCCGGTGACCGAATCCGGTCAGGTCGAGCTGCTGCCGTTCATCCATGAGCAGGCAGTGAGCATCACCGCCCACCGCTTCGGCAACCCGCTCGCGCTGGCGGCGGAGGTTTTGTGA
- a CDS encoding LysR family transcriptional regulator, translated as MLEIRRLILLRELAVRGTLAAVAEALNFTPSAVSQQLSLLEKETGTQLLRKAGRRVQLTPQAEVLVASVGEILDTLERAEARLQAATTQVTGTVRLAVFQSAALAFMPATLRAMALRFPDVRVEMVQREPEEALRETWARDFDMVIAEQYPAHAAPHHPGLDRRDLTTDAIRLALPAADVSLRPVDSLMDARHMPWVMEPRGAASRHFAEQLCRSAGFEPDVRYETADLQAHMRLVESGNAVALIPDLVWAGRETSCRLLELDGRPRRTIFTAQRLAGSASPAARALREALTEAVRPQQGA; from the coding sequence ATGCTGGAGATCCGTCGTCTGATCCTGCTCCGCGAACTGGCCGTCCGGGGCACACTCGCGGCGGTTGCCGAGGCGCTCAACTTCACCCCGTCGGCGGTGTCGCAGCAGCTCAGCCTGCTGGAGAAGGAGACCGGCACCCAGCTGCTGCGCAAGGCCGGCCGCCGCGTGCAGCTCACCCCGCAGGCCGAGGTCCTGGTCGCTTCGGTCGGCGAGATCCTGGACACGCTCGAACGCGCCGAGGCCCGGTTGCAGGCCGCTACGACACAGGTCACCGGGACCGTTCGGCTGGCCGTCTTCCAGTCGGCGGCGCTCGCCTTCATGCCGGCCACGCTGCGGGCCATGGCGCTGCGCTTCCCGGACGTCCGCGTCGAGATGGTGCAGCGCGAACCCGAGGAAGCACTGCGCGAGACCTGGGCGCGCGACTTCGACATGGTCATTGCAGAGCAATACCCGGCTCACGCCGCTCCGCACCATCCCGGCCTGGATCGGCGCGATCTGACCACCGACGCGATCCGGCTGGCGCTGCCGGCCGCGGACGTCTCGCTGCGGCCGGTCGACTCGCTGATGGACGCCCGGCACATGCCGTGGGTGATGGAGCCGCGCGGCGCCGCATCCCGGCACTTCGCCGAACAGCTCTGCCGCAGCGCCGGATTCGAGCCGGACGTCCGCTACGAGACGGCCGACCTGCAGGCGCACATGCGCCTCGTCGAGTCCGGCAACGCCGTCGCGCTCATCCCGGATCTCGTCTGGGCGGGACGGGAGACGTCCTGCCGGCTCCTGGAGCTCGACGGACGCCCCCGCCGCACGATCTTCACGGCCCAGCGGCTGGCGGGTTCGGCGTCACCGGCCGCGCGGGCACTACGAGAGGCGCTGACCGAAGCCGTCCGGCCTCAGCAGGGTGCGTAG
- a CDS encoding S9 family peptidase, whose product MIFSRSRIAAALALSILVVAPVPASAAPTQTAAPTQTNAECTAPTPGRPGYTIADPDCELDGTPFAALTGAHTYTGIKDDAAYRIEVPKRWNGQLVVYAHGYRGTGTTVYVDNPALRQHYIDRGFAWAASSYATNGYDVGQGVRDTHALIGVFRKATGKHARKVYITGASMGGHVTAVAIEEYPRDFVGAMPTCGVLGDVELFDYFLDANVTAAALAGVDIAFPTDAATFGPQVAAIVQGLKAGDKNRTWSDVLERRSGGERPGFDYAFAYWNAASQAGLPFLFSLYPGLSGGTAGIAPGNLTDNRRTFYRSTDKRRPTAAEWQLNKDVLRVKRTAVADPGLNGVPRIDGKPRIPVLSLHGIGDLFVPFSMEQEYAKRAGSRLFVSRAIRDVAHCGFTQPELRKGFDDLVRWVETGRRPAGDAILDRRTVAAAAFGCRFTVGVRANYAPC is encoded by the coding sequence ATGATCTTCAGCCGGAGCCGGATCGCCGCGGCGCTCGCACTGTCCATACTGGTCGTGGCACCGGTGCCGGCCAGCGCAGCGCCCACCCAGACAGCAGCGCCCACCCAGACCAACGCCGAATGCACGGCGCCAACGCCGGGGCGGCCCGGCTACACGATCGCCGACCCCGACTGCGAGCTGGACGGGACGCCGTTCGCCGCACTGACCGGTGCCCACACCTACACCGGGATCAAGGACGACGCCGCTTACCGGATCGAGGTGCCGAAGCGGTGGAACGGGCAGCTCGTCGTCTACGCGCACGGCTATCGCGGCACCGGGACGACGGTCTACGTCGACAATCCGGCTCTGCGGCAGCACTACATCGACCGCGGGTTCGCCTGGGCCGCCTCCAGTTATGCGACGAACGGGTACGACGTGGGGCAGGGTGTGCGGGACACGCATGCGCTGATCGGCGTGTTCCGGAAGGCGACCGGGAAGCACGCGCGGAAGGTGTACATCACCGGCGCGTCGATGGGCGGGCACGTCACGGCCGTGGCGATCGAGGAGTACCCGCGGGACTTCGTGGGGGCCATGCCCACCTGTGGTGTGCTCGGCGACGTCGAGTTGTTCGATTACTTCCTGGATGCGAATGTCACGGCGGCCGCCCTCGCCGGGGTCGACATCGCGTTCCCGACCGACGCCGCGACGTTCGGCCCGCAGGTCGCCGCAATCGTCCAAGGTCTCAAAGCCGGGGACAAGAACAGGACCTGGTCCGATGTCCTGGAACGGCGCAGCGGCGGTGAACGACCCGGATTCGACTACGCGTTCGCCTACTGGAACGCGGCGAGCCAGGCCGGGCTGCCGTTCCTGTTCAGCCTCTACCCGGGACTGTCCGGTGGCACGGCCGGGATCGCGCCCGGCAACCTGACCGACAACCGGCGGACGTTCTACCGCAGCACCGACAAGCGCCGGCCGACCGCCGCGGAGTGGCAGCTCAACAAGGACGTGCTGCGCGTGAAGCGGACCGCCGTCGCCGACCCGGGCCTGAACGGCGTACCGCGCATCGATGGAAAGCCGCGCATCCCGGTGCTGTCCCTGCACGGCATCGGTGACCTGTTCGTCCCGTTCTCCATGGAGCAGGAGTACGCCAAGCGGGCGGGTTCGAGGCTCTTCGTCTCCCGCGCGATCCGCGACGTCGCGCACTGCGGCTTCACCCAGCCGGAGCTGCGGAAAGGCTTCGACGATCTGGTGCGTTGGGTCGAGACGGGCCGCCGCCCGGCGGGCGACGCGATCCTGGATCGGCGCACTGTCGCTGCGGCGGCTTTCGGTTGTCGTTTCACTGTGGGGGTACGGGCGAACTACGCACCCTGCTGA
- a CDS encoding DeoR/GlpR family DNA-binding transcription regulator: MLAAERRDYLLARLHSDGKLVAKDVAAELGIAEDNIRRDLREMASAGLCQRVYGGALPVSPAVADYATRATVAVDGKERVARAAAALIRPGMTVLLDGGTTALAVTSALPRDLRATIVTHSPTVAAALVDHPTVEVYVLGGRLFKHSAVTSGAAAAEAARLVTADLFLLGVTGVHHEAGLTTGDADEAAMKRTLASRAADVYVLASSEKIGAASPFVVLPATDVSAVITDADPGHPVVEELRRDGIAIIEA, encoded by the coding sequence ATGCTTGCGGCGGAGCGACGCGACTACCTCCTGGCCCGGCTGCACTCCGACGGCAAGCTGGTGGCGAAGGACGTCGCTGCCGAACTGGGCATCGCCGAGGACAACATCCGGCGTGATCTGCGAGAGATGGCGTCGGCCGGGCTCTGCCAGCGCGTCTACGGCGGCGCGTTGCCGGTGTCGCCCGCGGTGGCCGACTACGCGACCCGGGCCACCGTCGCGGTCGACGGCAAGGAGCGGGTGGCCCGCGCCGCGGCAGCGCTGATCCGCCCCGGCATGACGGTCCTGCTCGACGGCGGCACGACGGCCCTCGCGGTCACGTCGGCCCTGCCGCGCGACCTGCGGGCCACGATCGTGACGCACAGCCCGACCGTGGCGGCGGCGCTGGTCGACCATCCGACGGTCGAGGTCTATGTACTGGGCGGCCGCCTCTTCAAGCACTCGGCCGTCACCTCCGGCGCCGCGGCAGCCGAGGCGGCCCGCCTGGTCACCGCGGACCTCTTCCTGCTCGGCGTCACCGGCGTCCACCACGAGGCGGGCCTGACCACTGGAGACGCCGACGAGGCCGCGATGAAACGAACCCTCGCCTCCCGAGCAGCCGACGTCTACGTCCTGGCCAGCAGCGAGAAGATCGGCGCCGCGTCCCCGTTCGTCGTCCTGCCCGCCACCGACGTCAGCGCCGTCATCACCGACGCCGATCCCGGCCATCCCGTCGTCGAAGAGCTCCGCCGCGACGGCATTGCGATCATAGAAGCCTGA
- a CDS encoding DUF4406 domain-containing protein, which translates to MTKPLLILIAGPYRSGTGDDPAKMAANLARLEEAAWPIFQAGHIPMIGEWVALPVLRGAGPDKADDVFYPTAQRLLQHCDAVLRLPGASTGADQDVKIAQERGIPVYYEISEIPA; encoded by the coding sequence GTGACAAAGCCACTGCTGATCCTGATCGCCGGCCCCTACCGCTCCGGCACCGGCGACGATCCCGCGAAGATGGCCGCCAACCTGGCCCGGCTCGAAGAGGCCGCGTGGCCGATCTTCCAGGCCGGACACATTCCGATGATCGGCGAGTGGGTGGCGCTGCCGGTGCTGCGGGGCGCCGGTCCGGACAAAGCGGACGACGTCTTCTATCCCACCGCACAACGACTCCTACAGCACTGCGACGCGGTGCTGCGCCTGCCCGGCGCGTCGACCGGCGCCGACCAGGACGTGAAGATCGCGCAAGAACGCGGAATTCCGGTCTACTACGAGATCTCCGAGATCCCGGCATGA
- a CDS encoding NUDIX domain-containing protein, which produces MTAGIDVPDARGRRDLDQAGRDLTGNPDVVIRDVELLATAWHVLRRTTYDYRRRDGSWSREQRETYDRGDGATVLLYDPVRRTVLLTRQFRYPVYVNGHPDGLFTETAAGLLDGDDPAAAIRREASEELGVTVGELEPVFAVWMSPGSVTERVHCFAAPYDASSRVGPGGGLIEDGEDIEALELPFDVALRRIETGEIADAKTIMLLQWAALKGKI; this is translated from the coding sequence ATGACGGCGGGCATCGACGTTCCGGACGCGCGCGGGCGCCGAGATCTGGATCAGGCGGGTCGCGATCTGACCGGCAACCCCGATGTGGTGATCCGTGACGTGGAGTTACTGGCCACGGCCTGGCATGTGCTGCGACGGACCACCTACGACTACCGGCGGCGAGATGGATCGTGGAGCCGGGAGCAGCGGGAGACATACGACCGGGGTGACGGCGCGACGGTGCTCCTCTACGATCCGGTCCGCCGCACCGTGCTGCTGACCAGGCAGTTCCGGTACCCGGTCTACGTGAACGGCCACCCGGACGGCCTGTTCACCGAGACCGCGGCCGGCCTGCTCGACGGCGACGATCCGGCCGCCGCGATCCGCCGGGAAGCGAGCGAGGAACTGGGCGTCACGGTGGGTGAGCTCGAACCGGTCTTCGCCGTCTGGATGAGCCCCGGCTCGGTCACCGAGCGTGTGCACTGCTTCGCGGCGCCCTATGACGCTTCGTCGCGCGTCGGCCCCGGCGGCGGCCTGATCGAGGACGGCGAGGACATCGAGGCGCTGGAGCTGCCGTTCGACGTCGCCCTCCGCCGGATCGAGACAGGCGAGATCGCGGACGCCAAGACGATCATGCTGCTGCAATGGGCGGCCTTGAAAGGCAAGATCTGA
- a CDS encoding glyoxalase/bleomycin resistance/extradiol dioxygenase family protein — protein MTAISVMLAVPDAAAASAWYQRALGATELWNLGSVIGLELDGAPFFLAEPANNKWESPAVLGSTTTRIEVFVDDPDTVAAGAAEAGANYHDPVRDHSAPWGTHRQGGFFDPYGHLWLVGDKSPLQRHQ, from the coding sequence ATGACCGCCATCTCCGTGATGCTCGCGGTGCCGGACGCAGCGGCAGCCTCCGCTTGGTATCAGCGCGCCCTCGGCGCCACGGAGCTGTGGAATCTCGGCTCGGTCATCGGCCTGGAACTCGATGGGGCGCCGTTCTTCCTGGCGGAGCCCGCGAACAACAAGTGGGAGAGCCCGGCGGTGCTCGGCAGCACCACGACACGGATCGAGGTGTTCGTCGACGACCCGGACACGGTCGCCGCCGGCGCCGCCGAGGCGGGAGCGAACTACCACGACCCGGTGCGCGACCACTCGGCGCCGTGGGGCACGCACCGCCAAGGTGGGTTCTTCGATCCGTACGGTCATCTCTGGCTCGTGGGCGACAAGTCCCCACTCCAGCGGCATCAGTGA
- a CDS encoding phosphatase PAP2 family protein, protein MNLSRRTLLRASAAGIAGPLLLGDEALAAGATTATATAAFVDSYQTNITANLTAETNAAVRILSGMKQVWSTGTAWNTGTVLDEAFLRANVRYCVKTTHGRTDAEAARAFIVDRQHQSYSVIAGLGPLAGVYKAGALAVTSITSAPATTPATTISDAVPAGAPAGSAIGAGSPSSALGKVVTLVNTLRGNYSSGNPAKFAYQYPRPWRMNAGSRIVDTGTVDALGFPVYDSDTVVVPQLLRQRSTNPAEDGGYVSGHTNALYLASIALAYAVPERFQEMITAAYDLAETRIIAGMHSPVDVIGGRILGTALAAAILGDPANATLKAEARAQALAYFQSQVGGDVFAYAHSQINGDDRYADRARNAATVKPKQSYGLPRTRNRSAFTVPKGAEILLETRFPYLDAAQRRELLRTTGLAAGNPLLDGGEQWGRLDLFTAADGYAAFDATVAVTLDAAAGGFASADTWRNDIEGRGGLIKLGSGTLTLAGDNDYQGGTTVAQGTLAAAAKKALGDGDVTVTGGRLALDAERVHIGGAFRLSAGTLSATVRPHGATPLTIHEEATIGAATVLEIAVTEGRKFDGDKAVPVLKARRLRGRFATVVVTTPGYRADLIHQNDTVAVRLHKA, encoded by the coding sequence ATGAATCTCAGCCGCCGTACGCTGCTGCGCGCTTCCGCCGCCGGAATCGCCGGCCCTCTCCTCCTGGGTGACGAAGCCCTCGCGGCGGGAGCGACCACGGCCACGGCCACGGCGGCCTTCGTCGACAGCTACCAGACGAACATCACGGCGAACCTGACCGCCGAGACGAACGCCGCGGTCCGCATCCTCAGCGGCATGAAGCAGGTCTGGTCGACCGGCACGGCCTGGAACACCGGGACCGTGCTCGACGAGGCTTTCCTGCGGGCGAACGTCCGCTACTGCGTGAAGACCACCCACGGCCGCACCGACGCCGAGGCCGCCCGCGCGTTCATCGTGGACCGCCAGCACCAGAGCTACTCGGTGATCGCCGGTCTCGGCCCGCTCGCCGGCGTCTACAAGGCCGGTGCGCTCGCCGTCACCAGCATCACCTCGGCGCCCGCCACGACGCCGGCGACCACGATCAGCGACGCGGTCCCGGCCGGCGCCCCGGCGGGTTCGGCCATCGGCGCCGGTTCCCCGTCGTCAGCGCTCGGCAAGGTGGTCACGCTCGTCAACACGCTGCGGGGCAACTACTCGTCGGGCAACCCGGCGAAGTTCGCGTACCAGTACCCGCGGCCGTGGCGGATGAACGCCGGCAGCCGGATCGTGGACACCGGGACGGTCGACGCACTCGGTTTCCCGGTCTACGACTCGGACACGGTGGTCGTGCCGCAACTGCTCCGCCAGCGCAGCACCAATCCGGCCGAGGACGGCGGTTACGTCAGCGGCCACACCAACGCGCTCTACCTCGCGTCGATCGCTCTGGCGTACGCCGTCCCGGAGCGCTTCCAGGAGATGATCACGGCGGCCTACGACCTGGCCGAGACCCGGATCATCGCGGGCATGCACTCCCCGGTCGACGTGATCGGCGGCCGCATCCTCGGTACCGCGCTCGCCGCCGCCATCCTCGGCGATCCGGCGAACGCGACGCTGAAGGCGGAGGCCCGGGCGCAGGCGCTCGCCTACTTCCAGTCCCAGGTCGGCGGAGACGTCTTCGCCTACGCCCATTCCCAGATCAACGGCGATGATCGGTACGCCGACCGCGCGCGCAACGCGGCCACCGTCAAGCCCAAGCAGTCCTACGGCCTGCCGCGTACCCGGAACCGTTCCGCGTTCACCGTGCCGAAGGGCGCCGAGATCCTCCTCGAGACCCGTTTCCCGTACCTGGACGCCGCTCAGCGCCGGGAGTTGCTGCGCACCACCGGCCTGGCCGCGGGCAACCCGCTGCTGGACGGCGGCGAGCAGTGGGGCCGCCTCGACCTGTTCACCGCGGCCGACGGCTACGCCGCCTTCGACGCGACGGTGGCAGTCACCCTGGACGCGGCGGCGGGCGGTTTCGCGTCAGCCGACACCTGGCGCAACGACATCGAGGGCCGCGGCGGTCTGATCAAGCTGGGTTCCGGCACGCTGACCCTGGCCGGCGACAACGACTACCAGGGCGGTACGACGGTCGCCCAGGGCACCCTGGCCGCCGCCGCCAAGAAGGCCCTCGGCGACGGCGACGTGACGGTCACCGGCGGCAGACTCGCCCTCGACGCCGAGAGAGTCCACATCGGCGGCGCCTTCCGCCTCAGCGCCGGCACCCTCTCCGCCACGGTCCGCCCGCACGGCGCGACCCCACTGACCATTCACGAGGAAGCCACGATCGGCGCCGCCACGGTCCTCGAGATCGCCGTGACCGAGGGCAGGAAGTTCGACGGGGACAAGGCCGTCCCGGTCCTCAAGGCCCGCCGGCTCCGAGGCCGCTTCGCCACGGTGGTGGTCACCACCCCGGGCTACCGAGCCGACCTGATCCACCAGAACGACACGGTCGCCGTACGCCTCCACAAGGCCTGA